GAGAAGGTTCTACGGCAGTTTAAAGTCTAGACTACGCTTTAATGGCGTAATAGCACCGTTTTGGCGAATCGATTTTCCCTTCATTTTTTAGTCTTTTGATCACTTTGTCTACCTCTTTCTTATCGACACCCAAAGCCTCAGCGATTTCACCACTTTTCATAGGTCTATCGGCGTTTTTTAGAAATTCCAAAACTTTTTCTTCCATCTATCCTCCTTTATAAGGTTTCTACCAATTGCTCTAACGGTAATCTATGTTTTGGAGGCTGAGGTTTGAGTCTGTATCCAAAGGTCAGAATAAGGGCAACCTCTTCTTTTTGAGGATCAAGACCCAAATAATTTTCTACTTTTGCTTTTTCAAATCCTTCGATCGGACAGCTGTCTATCTTTCGAAAAGCAGCTCCTGTCATCATATTTGCCGCTGCTATATAGCACTGTTTTTGCACCCAGCAACTTATATCCTGCTCAGCCAAAAAACTTTTATAACGTTCTATATAAGCTTTTGTTCTCGCTTCATCCAATCCCCTTCTTGCAAACATGGCCTGGATATATGTATCATCTTGCACTACCAATTTATTCGCTTTGACGACAACAAGATGACTACATGTGGTAATCTGCTTTTGATTCCAGCAAAAAGGCTGAAGTGCCGCTTTTTTCTTTTCATCTTCAATAACCAAAAATCTCCACGGCTCCATCCCAAAAGAGCTTGGACTCAAACGCCCACACTCTAATATGAATTCAAAATCTTCCTTTGCGATCTTCCTGGTTTGATCAAATATCTTACACGCATGGCGAAATTCCATTGCTTCTAAAAAAGGATCATGCATGATAAATCCTCTCTTTTATAGAAAGTACATAATTTCCTAAATCTTCATATCTCTTTCTTGCTTCAGGCAATATATCTTCATGATCTATTATATTCCTATGAATCGTAGTATCTACTTTTTCCATCAATTCCAAAAGTGTGTTCACATCCTCTTTGGAGATATCACAAAATGATGTAAAATCATTCCCTTCAAAAAACCGGATTCTGTTTGTTTTGGCAGTATACTCTTCTAAAAACCATTTGGCTCCTTCACAATGAAAAGAGGCCTCTTTTAAAAACTGCATCAAAGCACTTATTTTCTCTATTTCCTCTTGCTTGTTTTGCGTATACGCCATGGCCGAATCATATATGAGCTGTGCTTTTTTAAGATTTTGTGACACCGCTTTTTGTTTCAAAAGTAGATACACAACATATCCTATCAAGATAGAAATAGCGGCACTCACAGCGATACCTAAAGCTGGTGCGGCATGAGATGAACCAACAATCAGTGAACTATAAAAGCTGTACGCCTCTTCAAAAAAGGTTCTTCCCAATAGATCGGGACTGAGATTGAGCCCTTTCAATATAGCACCACCCAATCCAAAGCCGACAAAAATGACTATGGATGTTACAATACCCCAAATAACTGCTCCAGCATTTCCCTTTTTCGGCTCCACAATCGTATATTCGCTCTCGAACTCAAAATCTGGAAGCTGTGGTTTTTGAGACTCTTTATCCTCAGAAAGCTGTTTTGGAATACCATTTATAGACTTAACGGCCTTTTTTGCTCGCTCCAATACTCCAACTTCCAGCTCTTGCAGTAAAAGTTCAAATTTTTCTTTGGCCAACCGATACTCTTCAACGGCTTCATTGAAATTTTGCTGAATCTCTTGGGCAACCTCTTTCGATTTTTGGATCAACTCTTTGATTTTGGTACTTTTACTCATAGCTCATCCTTTATTTTTTCTGTTTCGCCATCCTTTTTCGGACATGGGGATCGAGATAGCGTTTTCGGATCCGAATCGATTTTGGCGTCACTTCCACAAGTTCATCCTCTTCTATCCATTCCAGTGCCCGCTCCAGTGTCATCTTTCTTGGAGGAGTCAGTTTGATAGCATCATCGCTTCCTGAAGCTCTGACGTTGGTTAGATTTTTCCCCTTGATGGGGTTGACTTCCAGGTCATTTGGACGAGAATGCTCTCCTATAATCATCCCGACATAGACTTCCGTTCCAGGTTCAATGAAAAGCACTCCTCTTTCTTGCAGGTTGAACAGCGCATAAGCGAGAGCTTTTCCACTCTCCATAGAAATCAATGCACCATTTTTCCGGTGCTCCACCTCTCCCACAAATGGTCGGAAATCCAAAAAGGAGTGGTTCATAACCCCCTCCCCTTTGGTATCGGTCAAAAATTCGCTTCGAAAACCGATAAGCCCACGAGCCGGTATCTCAAATTCGATTCTCACATACCCCTCATCCATCGGAGTCATAGAACTCATAACGGCCTTTCGGCGACCCAACTTATCGATCACCGTTCCGCTGAAATCTTCCGGGACATCCACTACAAGATACTCAAATGGTTCGAGTCGTATACCGTTTTCCTCCTTTATAATCACTTCGGGTCTTGAGATATTGAACTCATACCCTTCTCGTCGCATATTCTCGGCCAAAATCGTGATTTGCAATTCACCCCGGCCGCTCACTTTGAATCGTCCTTCTCCAACCTCTTGGACTTTCATCGCGATATTTGTCTCAGTCTCTTTAAAAAGGCGATCTTTAAGCTTGTTGGATGTCACATGTTTTCCCTCAAGCCCTGCCAAAGGTGAATCATTGACACTAAAATAGACACTGAGTGTCGGCTCTTCGATATGAAGAGGATCGAGTGGCATAGGGTTTGCCGGATCCACAAGGCTATCGCCTACATCGATACCCTCAAACCCGGCAATCGCTACGATATCGCCAGCTTCGGCCTCGTCAATCTCCATTCTATTAAGGCCCAAAAAGCCGATAAGTTTGGAGATTCGCCCCTTTTGTTCCTCTCCATCGGCTTTGACAAGAAGCAGTTCGTCTCCCCGCTTCACTTGACCGTTAAAGATCCTTGCAATGCCGATACGACCTACATAGTTGTCATAATCAAGTGTAAAGACTTGAATCTGCGTCGGATTTTCAGGACTTCCGCTTGGAGAAGGTACGTGCTCGATAATCGCTTCGAAAAGGGGAGTCAAGTCTTTGTTTTCATCATCCAAATTCCATTTGGCATATCCGTCTCTTGCAGCTGCATAAAGAATCGGAAAATCGAGCTGCTCTTCGTTGGCATCCATCGCCACAAAAAGGTCAAATATCTCATCGACGACACGTTCTGGTTCAGCTGCAGGTTTATCGATTTTATTGATTACCACAATTGGCTTTAGTCCCAAACTGATCGCTTTTTTCACAACAAACTTTGTTTGGGGCATAACACCCTCTTGTGCATCCACTAAAAGCAGTACCCCATCTACCATCTTCAAAACCCGCTCTACCTCGCCACCAAAGTCGGCGTGTCCGGGAGTATCGATGATATTGATTTTAAAATCGCCATAACGAATAGCCGTATTTTTTGAAAGAATCGTAATACCACGTTCTCGCTCCAAATCGTTACTGTCCATGGCCCGTTCAGCCAACTCTTTGTGCGCTTCGATAGTGCCTGATTGTTTTAAAAGTTCATCAACTAGTGTTGTTTTTCCGTGATCAACGTGTGCTATTACCGCAATATTTCGAATTTTTTGCATCCATTTCCTCTTTTTAACCTAAAATTTATCTTATTTTACTACCCTTTTGCAAAAGGAGAGATTAAATGATCAACTACTTGATTTTTGATATGGATGGAACGCTGATTGACAGCTCTGCAATCATCTCAAATTCCATCAACTATGTGCGAAGCAAACTCGGACTTCCGCCAATGGATAAAAGAATTATTTTAGAAGCGGTCAACGATACCTCCATTCATCGGCCAAAATTTTTTTACGGAGTGGAAGAATACAAGAAAGAACATGTAGAGTGGTTTCGGGAATACTATGCAAAAAACCATCACAAAGAGACGATTTTATATACAGGTGTAAAAGAACTACTAGAAGAGATACGACCATATTTTCACCTCTCCCTTGCAACAAATGCATACAGGGAGAGTGCAGAGCTTATTCTCAAAAATCTTGGCATCTATAACTATTTTGAGATCATCGTCTGTGGCGATGAGGTCGCTCATCCAAAACCGGCTCCCGATATGATAGAAAAAATTATCGACTTTTTTGGATGCAAAAAAGATGAAATTATGCTTATAGGGGATGGAAAAACGGATGAAGAGGCAGCACAAGCAGCTGGAATAAAATTTTTAAAAGTGAACTGGGGATGGAGTCGATATGAGGATGCGATACAAAGCGTGGAAGAGTTGAGAAAAATTCTTTTATCCCTTAAAGCCTAATGCCATAAATCTCGTGATACAGACTCATCGCATACCGATCGCTCATCCCCGCTATGAAATCGGCTACGACTCTGTATACCTTCTCTCTTTTTGCCCGTTCATAAAACTCATCCGGCATCAGCCTCGGCTCCTCCACCAAGGCCTGGAAAAGTCCTTCGATACACTTTTTTCCTGCATACATTTTCCGTAATATCTGGGAATGCCTGTAAAGCTTTTCAAACAAAATCTTTTTCAGTTTTTTGATCTGTGTCGCTATGGAAGATGGATAGCATATCGGAAGGGGTTCACTTGCTGGGATAGTAGCACATAATACTTGGTCACTTTTTGGAATATGCTTTTGGGATTCATTGATCAAAGATATAACCATCTTGGCAATAAGCAGTGAAGTAAAACGATATCGAAACAGTTTCTCTTCCTTTTTATACCCCTCCTTTTGTGCTTCCTCCATCACTTCCTGGACAAGATCATTCTCTTCAATCGTATCAAAATCGATCAAATCATATTTGATCCCATCATCGATAT
The Nitratiruptor sp. SB155-2 genome window above contains:
- a CDS encoding HAD family hydrolase, with amino-acid sequence MINYLIFDMDGTLIDSSAIISNSINYVRSKLGLPPMDKRIILEAVNDTSIHRPKFFYGVEEYKKEHVEWFREYYAKNHHKETILYTGVKELLEEIRPYFHLSLATNAYRESAELILKNLGIYNYFEIIVCGDEVAHPKPAPDMIEKIIDFFGCKKDEIMLIGDGKTDEEAAQAAGIKFLKVNWGWSRYEDAIQSVEELRKILLSLKA
- a CDS encoding HTH domain-containing protein: MEEKVLEFLKNADRPMKSGEIAEALGVDKKEVDKVIKRLKNEGKIDSPKRCYYAIKA
- the typA gene encoding translational GTPase TypA: MQKIRNIAVIAHVDHGKTTLVDELLKQSGTIEAHKELAERAMDSNDLERERGITILSKNTAIRYGDFKINIIDTPGHADFGGEVERVLKMVDGVLLLVDAQEGVMPQTKFVVKKAISLGLKPIVVINKIDKPAAEPERVVDEIFDLFVAMDANEEQLDFPILYAAARDGYAKWNLDDENKDLTPLFEAIIEHVPSPSGSPENPTQIQVFTLDYDNYVGRIGIARIFNGQVKRGDELLLVKADGEEQKGRISKLIGFLGLNRMEIDEAEAGDIVAIAGFEGIDVGDSLVDPANPMPLDPLHIEEPTLSVYFSVNDSPLAGLEGKHVTSNKLKDRLFKETETNIAMKVQEVGEGRFKVSGRGELQITILAENMRREGYEFNISRPEVIIKEENGIRLEPFEYLVVDVPEDFSGTVIDKLGRRKAVMSSMTPMDEGYVRIEFEIPARGLIGFRSEFLTDTKGEGVMNHSFLDFRPFVGEVEHRKNGALISMESGKALAYALFNLQERGVLFIEPGTEVYVGMIIGEHSRPNDLEVNPIKGKNLTNVRASGSDDAIKLTPPRKMTLERALEWIEEDELVEVTPKSIRIRKRYLDPHVRKRMAKQKK
- a CDS encoding NAD(P)H-dependent oxidoreductase, with translation MHDPFLEAMEFRHACKIFDQTRKIAKEDFEFILECGRLSPSSFGMEPWRFLVIEDEKKKAALQPFCWNQKQITTCSHLVVVKANKLVVQDDTYIQAMFARRGLDEARTKAYIERYKSFLAEQDISCWVQKQCYIAAANMMTGAAFRKIDSCPIEGFEKAKVENYLGLDPQKEEVALILTFGYRLKPQPPKHRLPLEQLVETL